A window of the Hordeum vulgare subsp. vulgare chromosome 5H, MorexV3_pseudomolecules_assembly, whole genome shotgun sequence genome harbors these coding sequences:
- the LOC123396492 gene encoding proteasome subunit beta type-6-like — protein MDASSSLMGGPASADAPTDGEHRMGTTIVGVCYDGGVVLAADSRTSTGMYVENRASDKITQLTDNVYVCRSGSVSAYVYAQDWAHSHVVSTCYCDIQLFE, from the exons atggacgcctcctCCTCGCTCATGGGCGGCCCCGCCTCCGCCGATGCGCCCACCGATGGGGAGCACCGGATGGGCACCACCATTGTCGGCGTCTGCTACGACGGCGGCGTGGTCCTAGCCGCCGACTCCAGGACCAGCACCG GAATGTATGTGGAAAACCGTGCTTCGGACAAGATTACTCAGCTCACAGATAATGTCtatgtttgccgctccggatctGTAAGTGCTTATGTTTATGCACAAGATTGGGCACATTCTCATGTTGTTAGCACGTGTTACTGTGACATTCAGTTGTTTGAGTAG